Within the Populus trichocarpa isolate Nisqually-1 chromosome 14, P.trichocarpa_v4.1, whole genome shotgun sequence genome, the region GAGCCCCGAAAGATTGTGAGGCTTCTTATTGTTATAGAGCTCAAAACTTGACACACTTATGAACGTTCAAGTATCAGCACAACTTCAATTCTGATAGAACCAGATTGAAAACCAAGAATCAATCACCAATAAcccaattgataaaaaaaaattgaaatttctatTGTTTCCTTAGCACAATACCATGACACGCAAATCAAACAAGAAGCCCTCAAGAGCAtcaaagaaaacattaaaaacccACCAAATCCATCAACAGTCTAGCCATCAGATGAAGAAGAAAGTGGTCCAACGAATCAGATATCAAAGCTAGCTGCAAAAACTGCACAAGAAATGGACAGAAAAACCCAGAATAAGATGGAAGTCAAGAAGCCACATAAAAGAAAAGCAGGTGGCGTAATAAAAGCatattctttaataattattcGAATGTGCCAAACTGTAACAAACATTAAAATCCACAAGCAgataaaagacacaaaaaatcaTACATATATTTTACTTACCAGTCATTTTTTCCCCCCAGTTTTACAACAACTATTCAACATTcctagaaataaattaaaaaaaacaataaccatgAGATGAGAGAAAGGGTCAAATCCCACAAGGGCCATCAGGCTTGGCGATCTCTacatgagagaaagagagagagcttgGAGACAGACGTCTGGCATCTCGATTTTTAAGAGTTCAGGTGTGGTATTGTGTGTTATTTTAGGTGGGGAACTCATGGCCCGGGTTTTACTGTAACGCCTTTGgcagttattttatatttttatttgtctctGAAATCCTGAGCTGATCACGAGACACGTGCATAGAATGGAATGACTCGTGTTTGGTCCAAAATCTAATTCTTCCAAGACAACAAAAGTGTTTCGTccaaattacttttcaaacaaaaattattttttaacgtttgttttattaaatttttttaattttttaaatttagaaaaaattatcataatatttttatagctttgttgttttaattatattttaaaaaattatagtttatatttatatggatgtaatttaaaatataacaaaaaaataaatataaaaactactAAACTATAACTCAGtaattttctttcatctttagatcaatactatatttttttatccgtaaagaatcataatatataattttgttagtGCTACATTAACCGTTTACatatagaataaaaatttacatgtaagaagataaaaatataaaataattaattaattttatagtgaattttgtattttaaacataaaaaatattaaaaaaaatccatttatccctctattttcatattttatgtcTTAAATCACTAATTTAAagctattatattataaataaataaaaaactagatggtggccagtggtaagagcttggtaccaagaggtttgctccctctgtggtctcaggtttgagccttgtggttgctcatatgatggccactggaagcttacatggtcgttaacttcagggcccgtgggattagtcgaagtacgcgcaagctggcccagacaccaacattaaactaaaaaaaataaaaaataaaacacactgGAGAATATTGATGCGTCATGTGGATTGGTATATGTTTGTGAAACATGAAATGCATCCCCTGTGACTTGAACGTAGATATGTGGCAACACgatgcaagttttttttatacataccTTCTTCGGGCTTTAATTAAAGATTATTACTCCATGTTATGGAATTcaactctttattttattttattgaaaataactactaatattttattaattattcctTCACACATATTGAAGAAATAGAGggcaggggaagaaaaaaaatgaaacacatgacacacataaaataataaaaatatttacacttaaaatttcttttttatttttcttttaaaagtggTTTCAATGAGTAACTAATTTATGCTCCTAACTACTCATTGATTACCATGAAATTTATCGGTATATTCAAGAAGGATAGAAAATTTCCAAGTGAATATATTCCTATAATTTTTAGTGGGTCATTAATTTCATTTCCtctcttgtttttatatttattttttaaacaaataaattctaaaaaataattaataagatatcATTCATGTACTATAAAAATTTCCAACTAATTCTTcctttttcaattgatttaagATGAATAATCTATATTCAAATTAGTATATCCATGAAATcgtatcattttgatgtattgatattaaaaataatttttaaaaataaaaaaaatatcattttaatacatttctaaataaaaaaacactttaaaaaacaaccgcaatcaAACTATGATATAGGCTGTATATATCTAACATGGTCATTAGGTTGGCTGTTCGGGTagcaagaaaagataaaattaagtgtcttgtatttgttttataaaacattttaacatcatgaattttacaatatttgatgagtataaatataaagaaaatataataataacaagataATAATAGCGTGTTGTTGTGGTGACAAGAGAAATATAAAGTAGTAAATAATACCTGTGACATCAACAATGATAATGACGTGGTTAAAATGGTTAAATAATATTGTaagttgatatttatttataaattattttatgtttttcactgtatgaattgaatttatgaatTAACGATAAAGTATATTAAATCAGTCAGTTTTCTTACAAagtatttcatataaaacaaaagaaactatAATGAAACAGTAGCTTGCGCTGTCCCAACAAGCAAATCTCAACAGTTACAAGTCAACATTTATTTGTATCTCTGGAAATATAATcgtatatttttgtattttcacctTTTCATCCGGGCATGGATAGGTAGTTGGAGGCGAGACGAAAGTGACTTCATACATCTCCTAGAAAGTTTGACCTGCgaagtcagtttttttttttttttcaaaaccgtAGTTATATacgttttaaaaaatgtatttgatataaaaaatattaaattgataattttttaatgtttttttattttaatatattggtattgaaaattaaaaaaaaattatgtaaaaatacacttatttttttcttcaaattgtgGCTAtatacgttttaaaaatatatttaatataaaaatattaattgatgtttattaataattttaataagttgatattaaaaataaaaaatttaaaaaattatttttatgtatttttatatgaaaaaacatttaaaaaatactggGACTTTATTTCCAAccacaatctaaaaatattttggcaGGACGCATAGGATATCGATGTGACGTGTGGGCACACTCGCTTAATGTCACATTTCTGCTTTcagattgattttaattatacgTTGCAGCTTTCCTCACATGTTAATACGTGTGTTACacatgtcaaatatttttttttcatttcatttaattttatctatacttttttttataactctttaatttaatgttaaagtttATCCCAATTGGGCCCTTACTTAGCCCAATAAAGACTCAGCTGGGGAGAGACAATGTTacgtgaagaaaaaaaaaagaaaaaaaatgcccaACAGACCATAAATGCAGCCTGATTGAACACAGCAAAAGAGCAGAAATGTTATCGTGTATGtgattgtttttacattttaaaaatatttttaaaattttaattttttttattttaaattaatattttattaatgtttttaaattattttgatatgctgatattaaaaataatttttttaaaaaaatatattattttaatacaattcgagtaaaaaatattttaaaaaacaatatattttaaaaatctggCGCAATAAACTGAgactaataatatatatatatatataaaatcctcatgattttgatttttttttcactaaatttttttaccaaaccCACGGAAAACTATGGCATTTGGTATTAGTTTTCAACAATTTATTGGTAAACCTGCCCATAGGAAGTACATAGCCAAGATTCAACTCTCCATTGATGTGAATGTAAAAGTCTAGGCAAGTACCACTGTAATTAATAAgcgagtctttttttttcattagtttacTTCGGGTAGGTTTAGAATTGTGTGACAGtggtttaaaatgattttagtttaggaatgtattaaaataattttttttaatttttaaaaattatttttaatattatcatattaaaacaattcaaaaatatatatatataaaatttattttcaacaaaaaaaaaaaggagtaaatcAAACAATTAGTCTCtctagttttgtaaaataaactGAATAGCGCCTctaatttcaaaaaactaatcaattaatcctttttatccatttcatgcttttgttttcaatttatcttgttttttaagaaatggaattaaagaaaaaacagaaaatacaaaaatattgacGAGAAAAATACACTTCTTAAAACCAAATTAATGTTAAACTAAATATGGTCAACACTAATcaaggaattaattaattagtttttaaaactagaGAGATTATTTAACTCGTTTTGTAAAACtagaaaatctaatttataattcactaaaaaaaatgcactcctttaactaatttttttttcagaaaaaaaaaaaaaaaaaaaaaacaacgaagcgGCACGACTGAACAAGGACAACCTCGGCCAATGTCCAGATAAATTGGGCTTAAGAGTGGCTGTGCTTCAGCTAGGCTAGATTCACTTAAGCTAAGGGGCTAGCTAACATGTCACCTAATTTAACAGGCCCGCTGTCAAGGATCCAGCTAATAATAGTATTTCTAGATTTGGTCCAAGTTCCATCCTATGAACCGCCGGTTGTCAAACCCAGCTAGAGGTTTGACCCATTTCCCACtagaatcatttttttatttattaaaataatattattcttttttaaataaacaattcacATGGTGGTGTCCACTTAGGCGAGATTTAAACTGAGTTTGACCAACTCAGTTATAAGTTAATTACTGAGTGCATTAAATTTAACTAAATCAATAACTttctattcaaattaaaattataaaaaaaaaactcctggTCACGAGTTTTCGGGATCAACTCACCCCGGCAAGGTGGGTTTAATAACTACGCTATAAATCGATATCTTGGAAAAACTAGAGCAGAGACCCCTAATCAAACTCTAATCCCATTGTCATATATAAAGTTTGTTGTAGTAGCGTTGAAACGATATAAACAAACATAGATAaactacaaattaattttagtccTTGTGTTCATTTATCAAATCTTATCAAGCAAACTAAAatccaaaaagaagaaaaagaaaacagagaatgGCTGTAGAAGGTATCACTCCGGCATCCGGTGGAGAGGCAGGCCTACCATGGAAAGCTCACTGCCAGGGTCTTTTTCATGTCGTATGGCCATTGGGCTAACAAGTTAGCTAATTAACGGGCCTTATTTTATAGGCTAAGCAGTAATAATTAAACCCGTGTcgcatcctttttttttaaaaataataatcaaataatgatattttgataaaaaaattaaaaattaataatcaatctTGACCAAGTCATCAATTCAACTAGAGTTTTTGACtagaataactattttttaaaaagttcgAGTACCTATTTAAACCTTGTATTAACCGAGTCTCAAGTCAACTTGAAAGACTGATCCGAGTTTTAAAACAAAGATTAACTGCATAGTTTTAGGTTGTATTTAGTTACTACttcataaaaaagatataaaagctaaacatgaaataaatatatatttaaaaaattttatagtgGATTTCTGTGctttcaaaacatgaaatacatcaagatatgtttttttttatgtcaactgtctttatttttttatatatcagcATGTAATCCAAAGTTATCCTAGagaatatatttcttttcttgtaattataattatgtaataaaattctttattttttttattgtttcaagtattgtgtgtatatatttttttttcaatcatccACAAATGCAATTGTTGCCAACATTCAATCTAACGAAGGGATTTTACGGATTGAAGTATTTAGTGATGTGAAACTACCAAATTCATGCTTATCCTGATgggatatttgaaaaaaaaaattaagaagatttTATTGAAGCAACTTTGTTGCCGATTGTGGCTTTCGAACAATAAAGTGAgtattgtgataaaaaaaatccttaaagtgTCCAAACTGTTTTACAAATGAATCTTTTGTCTCAGCCCAAGGTTGTAGAAGTGCGCGCAACTTTGGATTTTAAGACCAGTATAAGAGATTCAAGcctttctttttgaaaagtttaagaAAGATTTTTGAATCCGAAGACTGCTGAATGCATCTATGATATGGCGCTCATTGCCAGCTCTTCTTTTCTAGACTTCTCTCTTTAGAAAAAGAGCTCGTCTTCTTTTGCAGGCAACAGCACTTTTGAGCAAAATCATGTGACTGCCTCTGTTGCTTATCAGTTTTAATCATGAGAGTTTCTCCTTGAGCCCAACAGCCATTGCCCTTTATGTGGGGTTTCCTTGGTGGGGTTTAAAAGGGAAACACGagattctcaattttttatggTCATGGTCATAAAACTGAGTCAATCTATGGGTTCGCCTTTCGAGTTTCGATAGTTAAATTTATGAGCGCATCCATTCGTGCGCATAGACGCACATTACACAGTACACACTCCCATTGGATATCTTCTCACTGGTTCAACGTGTTCATGCTGTTCCTTTTCCCCCCTATTTTCGTAGCTTTAGCCTTTAGAATGATGATTAAAAGGCATGATGGAGCTTTCATGTGAGTGGGGCTGATTCTTTTGGATAACagatataataatcataaagaTGCTCCTCATGAAGCAAAGCTAACACCTGATCAGTCAATTGCCTACATCATTGCAACGTATCATCAACCTCATAGTTTATGGTGATTATAAATTGGAATCACCTTTGACGTACGTGCCAATCTTGGCCAAGAACCTCCCAGCattatttttatggtattaTTGCTGTACTTGGTACTCTCTTTTTCATGAATTCTGAAACCATGGACTCTCGAGACTCACAGTCTTCGAGCCCCAATGATGCCATCTCTCTTGTCACAACACCTACCACTCTGAATTATGGCCAAATTCGGGTCTTGCTTATTGTTTCATTGCTGCCTTTTTCCTGTGGGATTGGAGACTTTTGTGgcgcccttttcagcttttcttTACTGGATATGCATCCACTTGTGGAATTGGTACTAAtgttatgattttatcataaCATATTCATGGGGTTATAATAATTAGTAGGGCAGAGGTATCTGTAATTTCCATCTGCATTTTAGGTTCCTGTAATAACAAGTCGGTGATGGACCTGCTTGCTTCTTTGGGTGatgctaattaatttgttatccTACTAGATCCATTAGTTAGGTTCTTTCAGGAATGGCTAGGTATAATTAATTCACATGGAAAATATACATGTCATGAGATGACCACACACTACCAGCTTGCTGCCATTGATTTGCTAAGGCCAGCAATACACACATGATAATGATAAAATACTAGCTACATACATGTATAGTTATTGTCTGGTATCGAAAAGACAGACAGTCATGTCTTctctatacttttttttttaatggataaaaaTTTGTACTAAAATTATCacattaaaagtaaatttatttttatgtttgtttctattttttttaaccaaatatatttatgtctCTTCTATTTCAAGAGACAGTAATCAAATGTATCCTAGGATTTTTTTGGGACGTCTTATGAAAATTACAGCAAATCTATAGCCTAGTAGTGGGTATATTCTACATAAATTGCCATGTAGCCGACACCAATTAATTTGAAATGATCAAGACTTGGTTGAGTTGCATTAAATTATATTCGGAGCATAAATATGGCTAAGAAACAAGCTAGAATCATTTGTCAAATAGTCGGTAATGATATGATACGATGAGCTTAGCTAACATATAGGCTCGTCGAATTGATATACTTGTTGAAATTAAAGGagtatcaaagaaaaaaaaactaacttgtGATTATGGATATCTCCTCTGTATAGAACGAACATATGCATAACGAACGAAGTTCCTTTCTTGTTAGAAATTTTAAGGACCCCAATACTTGATACCAAGCCAGCTGAAGGACGAGAAAGCATGAAACTCGATTCTTGAATGTTGTGATCTTAATTTGGATACCATCTTAGTTAAGATTTCAAAGCTCTCTCTCTACATGTATCACCTTGATTTATACACAGGTATATACAAGGAATAGTGATAGAAGTTGAATGAGGGGAAAACTGGAAGTCCAATATAAGTTATATAACATTTAACATTTGATCTTTTCTTCTGTAGCAATTGAGTTCTTGCAATGAGCAATTGCTGCTTGAATAGCAGCCTGCAACTCTTCCATGGTGCTATCACTAGTAGAAGAAGGAAGAGCTGTAGTTGCAAGAAGGAGGCCGCTGTTCGAGGGAGATGTCCTCATCGATGCCGGTGCTGAGTATTCTCCTCTCCTTCCTCGCAACTCCTGCTTGTTTCTCCAACTTAAATTACCTGAAAATGAATAAGGTTGCCTGTGGGATTGGagattttctttccttcctttgAAGAACATCAGTGGCCTAACCATTTTGGCATACCTCTTCAGCACCTGACTCATGTCgaacctttgattttttttgtgcttaTCCTTGTCTTCCTCCTTCTCTTTAACTTCACACCCTTTTCGCCAACCGAATAAAGAGAAAGACTTGGGCTTGCTCCTTCCCTTTGTATCGCTATAGTTATTGCTTTGATGGTGACTGCAGTTATTGCTGTTGTTGACGTGGTTGCTACTGCTACCGCTACCGCTACCGCTATTTCCGTTGCTGGTGCTGCAATAGTTGTTGCTACTTTTGTTGGGTCTTTGATCATCTAATAATTCCTTGATAGGGAGGGTGAAGCTGTCAAAGGAATTTATGGACGAGCGAGGGGATACAGGAAGGTGTGAGAGGAGATGGAGAGGAAGCAGGTGGCCATGGAAAAAAATGTCATCCGCCGGAGACAAATCAATAGCAAAAGAATTAGGAGGGGTTTTGGCCTTATCAGGTACTGGTGCCGAGGAAGAGTGGAGAGAGATTGTGAAGGAGAATTCATGAGAAGGAGAGGAGGAAGCTGAAGGTGGCGAGGCAGGGGATGTTGGCAGTGCCTGTTGCTGTGCCTGTAGGCCTTCTTTTCCCTCTTGTTTTAACTTCCCTTCTCGAGGCTTGTCCACAGCTTTTTCTCTGGAGTTTCTTTGCGGTTGGGTGTCCATAATTCACAGAATTACACTGAAAGACTAATAAGATCTGATCCAGTATGTGGAGCTCTAACACTTTCTTATTTTTGGGCCAATAAAGGAGAAATATTGCCAAACCTTTGAGGATGGGGGATAAGGGTATCAGAAAGcagtggagagagagagggagagagactgTCGTCAATGTGTAGCTGGGCTTATAATGTCTTTAGTGCACAAATTGCAACCCATAACTAGCTTTATCCTTTTGCATTATTCTTTCATATGGAGAGAGGGTGTGGTGGTCATGGCACTATAAGATATGAGATGATACAACATTTAGCATTATGCGTGTTGAAGGTTGGTGGGTCCTCGTCAAAATCTAACAGCTATTGCTAGAGTTCTTCCTgggaattttttcttttactaaactagtattgttgaaaaataatttctaaattaatACAGTACAAATTAAATCCATGCGAGTAAATACTAGCAttctcattcaaattaattccCCTCGAAGTATTTAAATGCTTTGAAGTTATTATACATGTTTTATAAAGAtctaatgacataaaaaaataaatttaatgactagaaaaaaataagataacataaaaaaacaagagtagaggaaagaaaaaatataaaaaagagaatgaaatataaaaaatatatcaaaactcTAATAATTACAGAACTCAACGAGATGAATTATAATGTAGAGGTCGAGGAGGGAGACTCGAGAGAGATGTCATGCTCGTATGCACAGGGATTAATGTGCACCTGTTTCGAGAGGAATCTTTGAATAACTAACACAACACATCTATGCCTCTCTCCTTCGTTCTTACTGTATTATTTAGTATCTTTTTGCACGCAAGTATACTGGGGAATGAAAAATCTTACTAGATTTTCTTTCATGTCAATTTCAGCCTGTACGAGACAATTTCATggtatttaaattataattatcagtattaacaaaataaaaataaaaaaacaacatctagatttcctaaaaatataaaattatcaaagaaaagaagaaaagtattTCAACTGATTAAGTACTGAATTTACTCTTAATAGATTACCAGTTCGAGTGTTACAAACTTTAAAATCACTAGAAATTTACctggttgttaattttagaatccCGAAAAATTAGTTGAAGTACGCGTAAGATGACCCGGACatccacaattaaaaaataataataatataaaaatatctttattctttttcaaaattattccttttcaattcccttttatatatatatatatatatatatatatatatatatatatatatatatatatatcgttttTTCTCCGATATTATGACTATTAATAGTTATAATTTGAGCAGTATCAATTTAAACAAGATAAGTCATGTAGTTAATCATTAAACCTTTGTTTCTTCTGGTTTCTCGAGAAGTCATGAGATAGGAACAATGTTTTGTTACTTTCTATGTGGATTTTCCTCAATTTTCTTGCTATGATCTCCTGCTAATTTGGTGAAAATCACAATCCATTTCAAGACAACATATAACGTGTCAAGACCTTCTGCTTTAAGCTTTTAGGCTTACTTATCTTTCTCTAATATTGTCTGTATTAACCTCAAGCCAATCCTGGAAGACTCGAGCCTAAAATCAATCCTGACTCCCTTCTCTCACTTGAGTTGATGATTAAGACAACCTGTATCGATACATGTCTCTCGCATTGTCAGGTTTAAATTCTGTACTCGACAGGAAAATGGGTTTGCtgtttatattatcattttttagttcaaatttaGAAAACGAATTTGAAGATAATGTTTAATGAACACGTCGATTCAAATTCTAGTGATATACTTAAATCTTAGATAAAACGAAAACAAGGATTTAGTCATGGCACGCAGAACAACACCCAGTATGAGAATtctataataaattgaaaaggaaaaaactcaataacttaCCCACGAAATCGATAcatttataagaaaaggatgaaaTAGTTGTCGTGATGAATCATTAgcattgagaatttttttttttttttgaaagataacaCCATGGtaaaagttttagaaaaatgagacgggttaaaaaatatttgataaataacaGAGTTtgaatacaattattttttgaatattgattttttttttttgtaaacaaccattttttagaataattattgttttaaaattcatgtcttatacaaattaattaatatgtacaAAAATCAactcataattttatgaaaattcaatAGTCAAGAGATGAAATTTAAGATGTAatgatcaaaaaatataaagtagaTAAGTTGTTGTGGCAGTATAAAGAAataagggaagaaaaagaaggaaaagaaagaatgggTCACCGATGA harbors:
- the LOC18104910 gene encoding BRI1 kinase inhibitor 1; translation: MDTQPQRNSREKAVDKPREGKLKQEGKEGLQAQQQALPTSPASPPSASSSPSHEFSFTISLHSSSAPVPDKAKTPPNSFAIDLSPADDIFFHGHLLPLHLLSHLPVSPRSSINSFDSFTLPIKELLDDQRPNKSSNNYCSTSNGNSGSGSGSSSNHVNNSNNCSHHQSNNYSDTKGRSKPKSFSLFGWRKGCEVKEKEEDKDKHKKNQRFDMSQVLKRYAKMVRPLMFFKGRKENLQSHRQPYSFSGNLSWRNKQELRGRRGEYSAPASMRTSPSNSGLLLATTALPSSTSDSTMEELQAAIQAAIAHCKNSIATEEKIKC